gagtaataactgctgaaaatcacaggaataagagagaaataaattaccaaaaaatatatgttcaatatacagtacagaccaaaagtttggacacacctcattcaaagagttttgtttattttcatgactatgcaaattgtagattcacactgaaggcatcaaaactatgaattaacacatgtggaattatatacataacaaaaaaaagtgtgaaacaactgaaaatatgtcattctaggttcttcaaagtagccaccttttgctttgattactgctttgcacactcttgtcattctcttgatgagcttcaagaggtagtcacctgaaatggtcttccaacagtcttgaaggagttccccgagatgcttagcacttgttggcccttttgccttctgtctgcggtccagctcaccccaaaccatctcgattgggttcaggtccggtgactgtggaggccaggtcatctggcgcagcaccccatcactctccttcttggtcaaatagcccttacacagcctggaggtgtgtttggggtcattgtcctgttgaaaaataaatggtccaaCTAAATGCAAACCGGATgcaatagcatgccgctgcaagatgctgtggttgccatgctggttcagtatgccttcaattttgaataaatccccaacagtgtcaccagcaaagcacccccacacaatcacacctcctcctccatgcttcacggtgggaaccaggcatgtagagtcaatccgttcaccttttctgcgtcgcacaaagacacggtggttggaaccaaagatctcaaatttggactcaccagaccaaagcacagatttccactggtctaatgtccattccttgtgttctttagcccaaacaagtctcttctgcttgttgcctttctttagcagtggtttcctagcagatattctaccaagaaggcctgattcacacagtctcctcttaacagttgttctagagatgtgtctgctgctagaactccgtgtgccattgacctggtctctaatctgagctgctgttaacctgcgatttctgaggctggtgactcggattaacttatcctccgcagcagaggtgactcttggtcttcctttcctggggcgggtCCGCATGTGagtcagtttctttgtagcgcttgatggtttttgtgactgcacttggggacactttcaaagtttttccaatttttcggactgactgaccttcatttcttaaagtcaTGATGGCCActtgttttcctgtacttagctgcttttttcttgccataatacaaattctaacagtctattcagtaggactatcagctgtgtatccacctgacttctgcacaacacaactgatggttccaaccccatttataaggcaagaaatcacacttattaaacctgacagggcacacctgtgaagtgaaaaccatttcaggtgactccctcttgaagctcatcaagagaatgccaagagtgtgcaaagcagtaatcaaagcaaaaggtggctactttgaagaacctagaatatgacatattttcagttgtttcacacttttttgttatgtatataattccacatgtgttaattcatagttttcagtgtgactctacaattttcatagtcatgaaaataaagaaaactctttgaatgagaaggtgtgtccaaactgttGGTGGACAATTAAACTTAAAGGCTATGATTTCATGAAATGAAACGGCTTTGCATTCTGCCATTACAGGGGAAACAGTTATATTTCTACCAAACCCTCCACTTGCTGGAAGAGAATGAATGTTTAATTTTAGTACAACTGTTGTTTTGTTCAGAGTTCAGACCAATGCAAAAATCAAACCCATGTTTTTATCCTGCAAACACGCAGAGCTTTAAATGTGAACTGGAGGATCGATAAGAAGACAATGCATTATACAAATCTAAACAGTATAGGGTTGTCCAGTAATATcttaactgttgttttaatgatgtgcgattTGATATTATCGATCATATAGcgaaaagcaaacaaaacacacCTAAAGAGTGCGCGCATACATTACGTGGTGAAGTCTAGTAGGTTAGAATAGTGCACATGAGCATTTAGAATGCATTCTTCATTGCATGAATCagtcttttaaaatgcatttagaatgatcataCAATTCAAGATATAgggcagaatatatatatatatttatataatttcatatacaacccgaattccggaaaagttgggacgttttttaaattttaataaaatgaaaactaaaggaatttcaaatcacatgagccaatattttattcacaacagaacatagataacgtagcaaatgtttaaactgagaaattttacacttttatccacttaattagctcatttaaaatttaatgcctgctacaggtctcaaaaaagttggcacgggggcaacaaatggctaaaaaagcaagcagttttgaaaagattcagctgggagaacatctagtgattaattaagttaattgatatcaggtctgtaacatgattagctataaaagctttgtcttagagaagcagagtctctcagaagtaaagatgggcagaggctctccaatctttcaaaaactgcgtaaaaaaattgtggaaaactttaaaaacaatgttcctcaaagtcaaattgcaaaggctttgcaaatctcatcatctacagtgcataacatcatcaaaagattcagagaaactggagaaatctctgtgcgtaagggacaaggccggagacctttattggatgcccgtggtcttcgggctctcagacgacactgcatcactcatcggcatgattgtgtcaatgacattactaaatgggcccaggaatactttcagaaaccactgtcggtaaacacaatccgccgtgccatcagcagattgccaactaaagctctatcatgcaaaaaggaagccatatgtgaacatggtccagaagcgccgtcgtgtcctgtgggccaaggctcatttaaaatggactatttcaaagtggaatagtgttttatggtcagacgagtccaaatttgacattcttgttggaaatcacgtacgccgtgtcctccgggctaaagaggagggagaccttccagcatgttatcagcgttcagttcaaaagccagcatctctgatggtatgggggtgcataagtgcatacggtatgggcagcttgcatgttttggaaggctctgtgaatgctgaaaggtatataaaggttttagagcaacatatgcttccctccaaacaacgtctatttcagggaaggccttgtttatttcagcaggacaatgcaaaaccacatactacagctataacaacagcatggcttcgtcgtagaagagtccgggtgctaacctggcctgcctgcagtccagatctttcacctatagagaacatttggggcatcattaaacgaaaaatacgtcaaagacgaccacgaactcttcagcagctggaaatctatataaggcaagaatgggaccaaattccaacagcaaaactccagcaactcatagcctcaatgcccagacgtcttcaaactgttttgaaaagaaaaggagatgctacgccatggtaaacatgccccgtcccaactattttgagacctgtagcagaaatcaaaattgaaataagctcattttgtgcataaaatttaaactttctcagtttaaacatttgctatgttatctatgttctattgtgaataaaatattggctcatgtgatttgaaagtcttttagttttcattttattaaaatttaaaaaacgtcccaattttccggaattcgggttgtagttaataTCACAAGAGGAGTGCCATTTTATTTCCAAAAGcaagcatgattacaaatgtgatattgattttatacaacatttcaaTAAACAAGTTAATAATAAGAGTCTTATGTTTTAGACACCTTAtttcctgtttttgctctatttcttcaacaaaaatcattccaaacagcAACAGCAGTGTTTGCGTCTCTAAGCAACATGATGTTTGttttattcctgaatgaatcaaccatttaaatAATTCAGTTCAATCACAATGACTTACTTAACAGTGACTatttgccacctactggcagtttaaatttcacatttatggtaccttttcattttttttataatttcaaacatcagttttcaatgttttatgtttaaaatattaaatcattagTCAATTATTTATAATTGCAGGTTAAAGTATGTAATGTCCCTCAGAGcttcattaaacagtgtgtaaatgcatctaaattaCATTTCTAATGCAGCCTCTGTTTCctttgcattgcaaagatcagttttgctgatactgatttaatttgctaggtaacagcccaaatgcaggAATGTGACTCAAATGATGGTGGACACTTCTAGAAAAAAATGGTTTcaattaatgtaataatatttcttactcattcatcttctttttttttattattcttcagTTGTCTTTATTACCATTTTCCAACAGTTTTATACAAATCACTTACatgtataaaatgtgtatatgtatgaatgtaaacagaaaaaaaaacaaaaaaaacacacaaagcaaAATTCCTGCACGCACTTGAAGTattcaagaataaaaaaaatatcaaatcaggCAATAGGAGGGTCGTCCAAATTTACttgttataataattaataaaaggtTGCCAAATTgagtaaaatgttttttctatattccttaaagaatatttatttttttccaattgtAAATATTGCATTACGCATCTAAGAAGGTTTTGATTAGTAGGaggaattttatttttccagtTTAGTAAAATTAGACGTCTGGCTAGCAGcgtcacaaaacattaatttgtgAGCTGTTCAAATGTATTTCTATAGGTACAACACCAAATAGTGACATTACTGGATCTGCTGGAAGTCTAACATTAAAAATTGTTGACAAAGTCTCAATTATTTTAGACCAATAGAGGGTAATGTGGGGACAGTTCCAAAATGTATGTGCCAATGAAGCAGGGGCATAGCCACAACGTTCACAAGAGGCGTCCACTCCTGGAAATATCCTGGACAGTCTTTGTTTGGAAAGGTGCAATCGGTGCAGGATTTTAAACTGCAGCAGACCGTGTCTGATACAaactgaagaggagtggacccGCTCTTGAGCTTCGATCCATTGGTCGTCTGTGATGTTTATTCCTAAGTCTTCACTCCAAGCATCCTTTATATAGTCAAGTGTAGTTGTACAATCTATTTGTGAAAGGTAATTATATATTCTAGAAATAGACCCTTTTTTGAGTGGGTTGTTCAATAATACATTGTTCATAGGACATACTTCAGGCTGATTTGGAAAAGAGGGAAATGTTGCTTTAGTAAAGTTGCAAATttgcaagtatttaaaaaagtccTTGTTATCAATATTAAATTTATGTATTAATTGTTCAAATGTTGGAAATATTTTGTCACTCATTTATCttctttaaaatggtttaaaggctgaaatataAAGTTTGTAAttttatacaactttttttttttttttttttttgtaattttgctgTTTAATATGGTACTATAGACTTTGCACTACCCCAATCATatgctattaattttatttgtgcaggtcttaaaaagtctaaaATTTGAGCTTCAAAATCCTGCAGAAACCATTGATTTCGCTAGATGTTTTTATTCTTCTCGGAGATGTCTCTGCTTATATCTTTTGTATTGTTTTGCTCCTAGTCTTCTCCTGGTTGCTGGAGGTACAGTGCTGAAGATCTGTGACTTTGGGACAGCATGTGACATCCAGACACACATGACTAATAACAAGGGAAGCGCAGCCTGGATGGCCCCAGAGGTGTTTGAAGGCAAGTTTCAGGAACTGGCCaagaactttttttcatttatgtacAGCCATTGGCTTATAAataggctgtttttttttgttgtttttatgccAAAACTTACTTGCTGTTCTTTCTTTTAACCTTTTTCCTGTTTCTCATGAATTGACTTCTCATAGGCCATTTCACTCTTCACTATCACTCATACAAATATTTCCCCCAAATCAGGCTTGGTAGATGTTCCTTGTCTAGATGATGGATGAAATCATTATAATTTAATGCATGCATTCGCAATCAACCAGTAATGGGTTTCAATTTTACCAAAACACGTTCAGGGGTACTCAGCTGTCTGGGGGGTCGGAGGAAACAATTAGGAGCAAGTTGTTGTCTTGTTTGTTTGGGGAGGAGCAGAAATCCCTTGTTATTACTCCACTAGCGATGCCAGCTGAGGAGACTCAGCAGAGCTCATTTGCCACACTGACAACAGTATTATCAGAAGAGCAGGGTAAGGCAGTGTAAAGACATACTAGCACGAGGCACTGTAATTTAAGAATAATAAGAGCAGCAATTAAGGTTCTCTGGGGCAGCATGAGAGGAAATTAGCTCATCTGTTCAAAAAGGGCTCCCCCACCCTGGATGGCAGAAAATGAGCTTGTGGGAAATAGCTTTGACTCTTTATGTTGCATGTTACCATTTGCATCAATGTTTTGTTGGGCAGCTTAATGTAATTGTCAACCATACCAAGAATAATACCAGAGGAGCCAGACCCCTTGAAAAAAGTTTATTTAGGtctatgttttattgtatttaacatctataattatgttaaaattaaatgttaaattaatgtaaaGGAAATTTATTTATCAAAGGGCATTTATTAGCATtaaatttttgtaacattataaatatcttgacTGCCACGTTTTATCCTTGTTATGCGTCCTTATTTAAGCactgtaaaaatgttaatgtagaaataataattttctttcacagaaacatttaaaaacttttttatagttTGGTAATTACAGGAATACCCAATAGCTGTGGAGCATGTTAATGTCTTTTTCAGAATAAAGGAAACTAGAATGTGGATCTTAATCAGGAAATTATGAGCATGTGAAGGTAATtgctgtctgtatgtgtgtgctgcAGGCAGTAACTACAGTGAGAAGTGTGACGTGTTCAGTTGGGGTATTATTCTCTGGGAGGTGATCACACGCCGGAAGCCCTTTGATGAAATCGGAGGCCCTGCTTTCCGCATCATGTGGGCTGTGCACCGTGGTAAGTTTCACGTTTGCTTGTTTGTGCCCCatctaaagcctggttcacacggcaggataattaggccaattttagccccgattgacaccttccgacaatcttaaggatgctccaattatcgtaaaataatctgatcacatattcctgccgtgtgtggtgtgttaagactgctctcctctgctcggaaggacgtcgggactgcttcgatctcaaatcggggatatccaacatgttggatttatttggcccaatttcttctcgtgtgtggtgtcccccgaggacaaacgatcacgcagcctgtggactgtggcgtgtagccaatcagaaagcgaggtgacgaggcggcgaggaagtaccgggaaacaaaatcaaaacagccggcggcatggcgcaccagaaagtccggcggacgtcggagatggaggactttgtctccattTCTTTGaccattgccttttcttgtttttcttatgtttttgttcggttacaaacaaagcacaaactatggccactgcatcctcttcgtccgccatgattgtttactctgaaatcACGTTTGATCTcaagggattttgcgagatttcccgtctgaccagGGAGTGCTTGGGaatcaaatcggttcgtgtgtgatgtgttgattttgccgtgtggctgcacaccacacactgtacgaccaaaactgttagacccgtgatattttatcgccgtgtgttgggtctctcaggtttggaaaatcggccgacaattttaaaatcgtcccgtgtgaaccaggcttaagacTCTTTTTATTCAAGCTTTAATCATCTTTTTTTCTGTAGGCACGCGTCCACCTCTCATTAAGAACCTACCGAAGCCCTTAGAGAGTTTGATGACTCGTTGCTGGTCCAAAGACCCATCGCAGCGGCCTTCCATGGAGGAGATAGTGAAGATTATGAGCCACCTTATGAGGGTAACACCACACCGGCAGCATGCTTGGCAAATCATCCCAATGTTCCTGGCTGTCTATTCTGCCTCTTCAGTCTGATCCCTCTCTCCCCCTCTAGTATTTCCCAGGATCAGAAGAGCCTCTTCAGTACCCTTATCAGTATTCAGATGAAGGCCAGAGTAACTCTGCTGCCAGCACAGGTACGGAATAGCACAATAGGCTTGAATAATAGATACTTGTTAAtggatatttaatttgatttgattttgatttcaaataattttCTGATGGTGCGGTTGAGAAAACGAATGGTTTAGATGCTTTGACTAAATTCTTCCATACTGTTAGACTATCGGTCAAAAgtctgaggtcagtaagattttatgtttgaaaatacatatatttaacaaGGATTATAAcaaatagatcaaaagtgacagtaaaagcttttctaaaagatttttatttcaaatgaatgctgtttttttttttttgtattcaaagaattctgaaaagcGTATCAGTTtctacagaaatattaagcattaCAACTATTTTCCGATATTTCtagagcaccaaattagcattttagaatgatttctgaaggtcagTGTGACACTAAAAGACTAGAATAATGGCTGCTTAAATAAATTcttcaatatattaaaatagaaagttattttaaattgtaataatatttcatagtattttgttcttttttgtcaAATTAAGCATGAGAgactactttaaacaaaataaaaaaaaaacatcttactgcCATGAAACTTTTTAACTACAGcgtatatagacggtttcatcgggtgcacgcgcctggccctaaattaacttccggtctgtgttgtgtatatcggtctggctgcagtgccttctacaaacacagttaaagtcaaggtgatgagtagactgaagttgggctcaggtggttgtgcttcgggatgtgtttcccatacatttatttatttttggagacttgccacgattttaaaacggatcgattttcaaaaaagcttcgttgaataaacatgagtaacgttacgtactgcacgtttaataataataattccttacatttatatgtttaaatatcaaaacgaggcacgggtatttttatatcattatttctgaaggaagacttgcatgttatatgcctgataaagcagcgtttgtgagcctagctctgctttgtttacagctgttactggggaaacctctatttctcgcgctttatgcatctcctgctcggaaataattaatttgcattttcattaagtccacctgatttacgcagcaaacatattttgtttgttatcaaaaaaaatatctactctagagggacttggctgttgttattgattctatttggaagtctaccggaagttaagttagggccacaaaagcgcgcatgcgcagtaaatgtttgtttatgttgttaccgTTGAAACCTATAGGaaagttttttaatttttggataaTTTTACAAGGGTACTGAAGTCACACATAAAGTTTGTAAATTTAAATAACACATCTCTCTTATCCAGGCTCATATTTAGACTACACATGTACCAGCAACAGGAACGATATCAACATGGAGCGCACCAACTCCCCTGGCAGCAACGACACCATCAAGTTTCCATATAAACAAAAGGTAACAGATCTGTAGTCTACATTACCAGACAAAGACAGTGTCCTCTAAGAAAGCTCAAAAATGGaatttatatttgtgtatgtttcAGGGCGACCCATTAAGACCTGGTCCCCCTCTCTCCAGAGGGGGCAGTGTAGAGAGTCTTTCTGGCAGGCCGCAATTTCTGGCTTCCTCCGACAGCAAACGAATGAGCACCGATCTCTCCGAACTGGAGCACAGATTGCCCTTTGCTCCCGCAGGTAACTTGACTCCTCAGTGCTGAATTTTCTTATCTTCCCAGAAATTCATTTAGAGACTGTGACcatttatatttcatacataGAACTCCGTTTTATTTAGATTCATTAATGTggagtttttttctctctctcttttgcagtaGACACAAATATTGATGTATTTGTAAACTCCACACCTTTCTATTCCTGTTACCAATTTTGTCCTCAGGTTGACATGTTAATAAAGAACACACACCACTAACAGTGTCCCTTTTATAGACATTGACCTCACGTTTCTGTATTTACACTGGCTGAATAGTGCATACACTAGTACCTAGTGTTCTGCTGACCTCAGCCAGTGCGCCCAAACGCACATCAGACACAAAGAGCTGTATGGCATCTCCATTCATCCTTTGATCTGTCCTTATGCAGTCACTCATTCCAGCAGGCTTCCTGCCTCTGCACGGATGTAtgtgttttgtgtatgtgtgttgcatGTATGTTCTAATGTAGCTGAAGAATGGAGCAACATCCCTTACCCAGTCTGCTTTGCTGGCTGCActactgtctctctctgtctcagtacATACATTGTCTGCATGCCTGTGTTCGTCGCTACATGCgcgtgtctgtatgtgtgtttttgcagCACGTCCACAATTTAAGCGAGGTCACCGTAAAACAGCATCACATGGCACCATTCTGGACATTCCCAAGATCATCGTCACAGGTACCGGGAGTCCAGGGGATCCCAGCAAACAGCTTCTAATCAGAGAAGGGCGTCATGTGACGCACAAGCACGCATTGGTTGTTACTTCAGAACGTCTCATATCCTCCGTCACCCTGACTTAGTGGAAAAGACTAGAAAAgatgttaaagaacattaacGGATGATCCTTATCCAAGCATTTTTCAtggaaaatgtatcaaataaatacCACAGATACTCCAAAAAGAGCAAATAAGACCATTAACCCAGAGTGTGCAGTAGAGGTGTGTGCCAAAAAATTTCaaatcagtattaaaaaaaaaaaaaaaaaacaatgcatcgaaacattatttatgcatttgtaactgcagattaaatgcatccatgtcctGCATTACACATTCTTGTGCTtctcagatgcagcttctgtgccacctctgcattgcaaacacaaatattttgttgatactgatttccttTGATTGGTAACAGCCCCATAGTGTCTTACTATTTTAATTCATTGATTAAATTTGACACAAAGgataatgtatacatttaataagGTTTGAAAAAAAATGGCCTTATAAAGGTAAAAATCTATGTAAACGTAAAAGTTGATTTATGTTACTCCTGCACAGCGtagaatatgaagaatatcaaaaGCAGTCCTAAACCTGCTAAGGTACCAGCACAATAAACCTCTCAGCAAAACATTGTCTAACCATCGTTATCAACAAAATTCCAAAAAATTTCGAGATATCATTTGTCATTATTGCACACCCCTAGTGTGCTGTGTCAAACATCAGTTTATAAATATCCAGAATTAATTGTTATTCTGTGGTCAATTAGTAGCATTGTGAAACGTGAAGAAAGATAACCCAGGACACTGTTAACTTGTTCAAGTGTGAAAGCCCTTTTGTGAGTGCAGTCTATGCAGTCGTTACACCTGCTCTAAATGATTATTAGATTAGTGTTTGATTCTCGGTGTCCTNNNNNNNNNNNNNNNNNNNNNNNNNNNNNNNNNNNNNNNNNNNNNNNNNNNNNNNNNNNNNNNNNNNNNNNNNNNNNNNNNNNNNNNNNNNNNNNNNNNNNNNNNNNNNNNNNNNNNNNNNNNNNNNNNNNNNNNNNNNNNNNNNNNNNNNNNNNNNNNNNNNNNNNNNNNNNNNNNNNNNNNNNNNNNNNNNNNNNNNNGCTTCATGTTCCATAAATACAAACTTATTAAATTCCAAAACCAATCTCTATGATAGGAGCTGTCCGATCAGTGCAGGCCAGCTGCCTGTGTGATTCTGTTGGTGTGGTCTGCTGATTTTGGTGtaaggtgtgtgtttgtttttgctgGGATGGCCTTGTGAGGGCTTTGGTCACGTGAAGGCCACATTAGACGAGATGCTGTCATGGTAGTGAGTTGGGAATTTAATCAGTGCAGCTGTCTGAGTGTCACATCCCTCTTGCTTCAGCCCTGGGGCGAGAGCTCATGCACTACCAATAAGACTTATCAGAttcctcttttctttcctttctctcGCTTTCGTCTCTTTTTACAGCAACCTGTGAACCTCATAGACGCAGTTCAGTGCAGGATCTTCCTGCCATTGGTACGGAGTCCAGTCAGGTAGGaaacttcagtttttttttcagagatgCAATGTGTAAGGAACTGGGAAGAGTTTAGATACGACAAACAATCTCCACTATAGCATTTTTACGGTACTTTTTACTAAAAGCTGTTCCatattttatgcaaaaatattCTGTCGCACATCTGATTATGCACTGGGAGGACACAGTGGttcattgaataaaaaataaatttgtgtAAGATCTGTTTTGTAAGAGGAGATAGTGGTGTTGTGGATCTAGATTTTCCCAAAGGGCTGTTGAACGGTCTTAAATTCTAACATCTAGTTCTGCTCCCTCACATTTGTCCTCAGTGCTCTTGGGAGTTCATCCACAGTTTGTTTCTTCCTTTACTATTTTTTCTCTCCAAGTACTGCATTTtcatatgcttttttattttagataggTGAATTCCATTCAGATGTAAATATCGCTATGTGCTAGTAATATTACACTGTAGataattttttaatgcttttaaaatgttttaatctcagcaaggctgtatttatttgatcaaaaatacagtaaaaatagtaatattttgaaatattttacaattcaaaaataagtttaatatattttaaaatttcataTATTCCTGGGATTCCTATTCATTACTCTAGTaatattattgtcaatgttaaaaTTAGTGCCGCTTAATTTATTTGGGGAATTATGATGCTTTTTTCcaggatgaatagaaagttcaaaggaacagcattattatttgaaatagatatcatttgtatcattataaaagtctttactgtcactcttgATAGTTTTTATGCGTTTTTGAATTTCAACTTGCAtgctaataaatattaataaagatatAATGTCCTCTTAATGTGTGAGAGTAGTTAAAATCCCAGGTAGGACCTTCAGTATTAGATCTTAGGTTTCAAAATTAATTGTAACTTTTGTTGCACACATGAATGTAAATAGCTATATTGCTTCCATAAGGTGACCATAATATGCACACTTTTTTATAAGGGCCTTTTATAAAAGGATCTGTAGCATCTTCTCCCTGCAGTGCCCTTCAAGAGCCTTTGGAATCCCTAATATTTTGtcattatcaaaatgaattttataACTGATATATTGTTTGACCAATTACAGGATAGTAGGAACAGCAGCAGAGCATCCAGTCCCAGTGTGAGGATGATTACGCCAGACAAGACAGGTACAGTCA
The genomic region above belongs to Carassius carassius chromosome 18, fCarCar2.1, whole genome shotgun sequence and contains:
- the LOC132092509 gene encoding mitogen-activated protein kinase kinase kinase 7-like isoform X1; amino-acid sequence: MSMFSAEMLETTTPNVMYPFEEIDYPDIEVEEVVGRGAFGVVCKAKWKGRDVAIKTIESESERNAFFVELRQLSRVNHPNIVKLYGSCSNPVCLVMEYAEGGSLYNVLHGAEPLPHYTASHAMSWCLQCSQGVSYLHGMKPKALIHRDLKPPNLLLVAGGTVLKICDFGTACDIQTHMTNNKGSAAWMAPEVFEGNNYSEKCDVFSWGIILWEVITRRKPFDEIGGPAFRIMWAVHRGTRPPLIKNLPKPLESLMTRCWSKDPSQRPSMEEIVKIMSHLMRYFPGSEEPLQYPYQYSDEGQSNSAASTGSYLDYTCTSNRNDINMERTNSPGSNDTIKFPYKQKGDPLRPGPPLSRGGSVESLSGRPQFLASSDSKRMSTDLSELEHRLPFAPAARPQFKRGHRKTASHGTILDIPKIIVTATCEPHRRSSVQDLPAIGTESSQDSRNSSRASSPSVRMITPDKTDTNGSDNSIPMAYLTLDHQLQPLAPCPNSKESMAVFEQHCKMAQEYLKVQTEIALLIQRKKELIDELDQDEKDQQNACRLAQEHKKLLEENKSLSTYYQQCKKQLELIRAQQQKRQGTS
- the LOC132092509 gene encoding mitogen-activated protein kinase kinase kinase 7-like isoform X2, whose product is MSMFSAEMLETTTPNVMYPFEEIDYPDIEVEEVVGRGAFGVVCKAKWKGRDVAIKTIESESERNAFFVELRQLSRVNHPNIVKLYGSCSNPVCLVMEYAEGGSLYNVLHGAEPLPHYTASHAMSWCLQCSQGVSYLHGMKPKALIHRDLKPPNLLLVAGGTVLKICDFGTACDIQTHMTNNKGSAAWMAPEVFEGNNYSEKCDVFSWGIILWEVITRRKPFDEIGGPAFRIMWAVHRGTRPPLIKNLPKPLESLMTRCWSKDPSQRPSMEEIVKIMSHLMRYFPGSEEPLQYPYQYSDEGQSNSAASTGSYLDYTCTSNRNDINMERTNSPGSNDTIKFPYKQKGDPLRPGPPLSRGGSVESLSGRPQFLASSDSKRMSTDLSELEHRLPFAPAATCEPHRRSSVQDLPAIGTESSQDSRNSSRASSPSVRMITPDKTDTNGSDNSIPMAYLTLDHQLQPLAPCPNSKESMAVFEQHCKMAQEYLKVQTEIALLIQRKKELIDELDQDEKDQQNACRLAQEHKKLLEENKSLSTYYQQCKKQLELIRAQQQKRQGTS